The following proteins are co-located in the Triticum aestivum cultivar Chinese Spring chromosome 1A, IWGSC CS RefSeq v2.1, whole genome shotgun sequence genome:
- the LOC123063507 gene encoding uncharacterized protein, with the protein MRSGGDVRSFFRQQKAHSGAAATKPTGGVSKKAAHHHQKQAATRPTPDHGGGADAGREEAEDAERKAREFDMDMRYGPCLGLTRAQRWQRAAALGLAPPPHALCSDDQPCLWEGRV; encoded by the exons atGAGGAGCGGCGGCGACGTCAGGTCCTTCTTCCGGCAGCAGAAGGCCCACTCCGGCGCGGCGGCCACCAAGCCCACCGGCGGCGTGTCCAAGAAGGCGGCgcaccaccaccagaagcaagcggCGACGCGCCCGACGCCAG ATCACGGCGGCGGCGCCGACGCGgggagggaggaggcggaggaCGCGGAGAGGAAGGCCAGGGAGTTCGACATGGACATGCGCTACGGGCCCTGCCTCGGCCTCACCCGCGCCCAGCGCTGGCAGCGCGCCGCCGCGCtgggcctcgccccgccgccgcacgcgcTCTGCTCCGACGACCAGCCGTGCCTCTGGGAGGGCCGCGTCTAG
- the LOC123063488 gene encoding nuclear pore complex protein NUP35 isoform X1 — MASSPSPSSSRTPAAARRGGRAARQSPFFRDLASPIPSHRGGGSRFASPAAAAPPSATPPPPPLFTLDDRFAAADFSPDPTASDLLPVASSPSPRAGAGSRSPSWDRSRGKASAHGSPMDGVVEPPRKELLALPPPSSPCTPPPPTATSVAAEAPSPVTPATEAARTEPAAPASEGKADGEEWVTVFGFSLRDTNLVLREFEKCGVILRHHSGPREGNWIHILYQHSYDARKALQKNGIQLCSGVIIGVKHIDPVHRQQLDDRLAGINQGGFMVSLPSKSLVLKSNTGASNQLGALPRPYDPKSSTNVIRDAGRRTTGSVAAPAKSIVTNVMDLIFGI; from the exons ATGGCCTCCTCcccgtccccctcctcctcccggacccccgccgccgcgcgccggggCGGCCGCGCGGCGCGCCAGTCGCCCTTCTTCCGGGACCTCGCCTCCCCCATCCCGTCCCACCGCGGCGGCGGCTCCCGCTTCGCCTCCCCcgcggccgccgccccgccctccgccacgccgccgccgccgcccctcttcACGCTCGAcgaccgcttcgccgccgccgacTTCTCGCCCGACCCCACCGCCTCCGACCTCCTCCCcgtcgcctcctccccctccccccgcgccGGGGCAGGCAGCCGCTCGCCCTCATGGGACCGCTCCCGCGGCAAGGCCTCCGCCCACGGATCCCCCATGGACGGGGTCGTCGAGCCGCCCCGCAAGGAGCTGCTCGCGCTGCCCCCGCCCTCCAGCCCCTGCACTCCTCCTCCCCCGACGGCCACGTCCGTGGCCGCCGAGGCGCCGTCGCCCGTGACCCCGGCGACGGAGGCTGCCAGGACGGAGCCCGCGGCTCCGGCCAGCGAAGGGAAGGCAGATGGCGAGGAGTGGGTCACTGTATTCGG ATTCTCGCTTAGAGATACCAACCTCGTTCTCCGAGAGTTCGAAAAATGTGGTGTTATATTGAGACATCACTCTGGCCCAAGAGAGGGTAATTGGATCCACATATTATACCAG CACTCTTACGATGCAAGGAAAGCCCTTCAAAAGAATGGTATCCAACTATGCAGTGGCGTCATAATTGGAGTAAagcatattgatccagtgcacCGGCAGCAGCTGGATGATAGGCTCGCTGGAATCAACCAAGGAGGCTTCATGGTCTCCCTTCCTTCGAAATCACTTGTCCTGAAGAGCAACACAGGAGCATCAAACCAGTTGGGAGCCTTGCCGCGCCCGTATGATCCGAAGTCTTCCACAAACGTTATCAGAGACGCAGGGCGTCGTACAACAGGCAGTGTCGCCGCGCCAGCGAAATCTATTGTAACCAATGTGATGGACTTGATATTCGGCATCTAG